In the genome of Mytilus edulis chromosome 3, xbMytEdul2.2, whole genome shotgun sequence, one region contains:
- the LOC139516883 gene encoding ribosyldihydronicotinamide dehydrogenase [quinone]-like, giving the protein MCDPSQKHVLLVFAHQDGKSFNGALKDTAIDTLRSLGHSVDVSDLYSQQFEPRATKNDIRGPLQDPNLFNYSEEGRHAYRHNCQSLDIANETDKLKRADLIIFQFPLYWSSVPAILKGWFDRVLCDSFAFDFESQNVLDQGFMKGKRAVLSLTTGCTRDMLSPTGLSSDINVLLWPIQYGTLRMCGFDVLSPQISYGTKLVEEPTRQQYLKDWKCRLQNIFSEEPLSLPKLSDFDHKSLMLHEENGKKRVSSIGHRIIP; this is encoded by the exons ATGTGTGATCCAAGTCAAAAACATGTGCTCCTTGTTTTTGCGCATCAAGACGGGAAATCCTTCAATGGGGCTCTGAAGGATACTGCCATAGATACATTACGGAGTTTGGGACATTCGGTTGATGTCTCTGATTTGTATTCACAACAATTTGAACCACGTGCAACAAAAAATGATATAAGGG GTCCTCTGCAAGATCCCAATTTGTTTAACTACAGCGAAGAAGGAAGACATGCTTATAGACATAACTGCCAGTCTCTCGATATAGCAAATGAAACAGACAAATTAAAACGTGCAGATCTTATAATATTTCAGTTTCCATTATACTGGTCATCCGTACCCGCCATTCTGAAAGGATGGTTTGATCGTGTTTTGTGTGATAGCTTTGCTTTTGACTTCGAATCTCAGAATGTTTTGGATCAGGGATTTATGAAG GGTAAACGAGCAGTACTTTCGTTGACAACTGGTTGTACCAGAGATATGCTATCTCCAACAGGTCTCAGTAGCGATATCAATGTTTTATTGTGGCCAATTCAA TATGGCACGTTAAGAATGTGTGGATTTGATGTTCTGTCACCACAGATATCATATGGAACAAAACTAGTAGAGGAGCCCACACGACAACAGTATCTCAAAGACTGGAAATGCCGGCTTCAAAACATTTTTTCTGAAGAACCGTTAAGTTTGCCTAAATTATCAGACTTCGATCACAAATCATTAATGTTACACGAAGAGAATGGTAAAAAGAGAGTGAGTTCTATAGGACATAGAATCATTCCATGA